Within the Methanobacterium sp. BRmetb2 genome, the region ATTATAAATATTTTTATGAACTTTGATTTTAATAAAAATATTTGAGGGTTTAATCAACCACGATAATAGTTTCCTCATTGGTTAATTTTTGTATAATATCATTTAAAACGCTTAATTTGGCTGGAATTCTGCGAGCATCTTCTCTCATGACTCTTATTTTGTATTTTTCTTTTCCATCTTTACCGTAGACAATGTTAATCCCAGAAATTCTTGCTGGTGCTAATATATCAGTTGAAACTGATTTGAGATCAGAATTTTCACCAACTACACGGACCTTTTTTCCAATCTTTTTTGTTATGGCCCTTACAATCTTTCCACCTTTACCGATCAGTTTTCCAACCTGATCCTTCTCGGTAACTATTATAACAACGTCTCCAATTTCTATGGTCTTTTTAAATCCAATTTTTCCCTCACCAACTTTGTATAATAATTTTGCAATGTCCAAGTCGATCTGGCTTATTTCACCACTTTTTAACTTGTTTTCACATCCCTGACATAACATTCCACTTTTTAAACAGACATCGCATACTGGTAATACCATTCGCATTCCTCCTTATTTTCTTTGATAAAAGTGACAATTTACTCCCTAGTCGAACCTTCTAACTGAATTAATAACTTAAACTCCCTACTTATGACCTAAACTGCATTAGGCTACCTGTTTTAATAAGATATTACTCGGCCTAATTTTGGGAAAATAATCTTTCAGATAGTCCTCTTTCCTATGAGAATTTAATACTTAGCTTATAGCTAACATAATCTTACCAAACTTTCCCTAGGTCCATTATTAATAAGATTAAAGCA harbors:
- a CDS encoding transcription elongation factor NusA, with the protein product MVLPVCDVCLKSGMLCQGCENKLKSGEISQIDLDIAKLLYKVGEGKIGFKKTIEIGDVVIIVTEKDQVGKLIGKGGKIVRAITKKIGKKVRVVGENSDLKSVSTDILAPARISGINIVYGKDGKEKYKIRVMREDARRIPAKLSVLNDIIQKLTNEETIIVVD